One genomic window of Chitinophagaceae bacterium includes the following:
- a CDS encoding insulinase family protein: MNKKFSIFTTATFTLFLFTVSLAVYADSGIKEINVDGLRVIIKSTPKDVISARLFVIGGTANYPLDKQGIESAALNTALNGGTTSKSKNEFKTEAEKIGTSFDYSSSLDYSQMSMTCIKPFWDKSWALFADAIMNPSFDQNEFDLIKEQMVSNAKQQEEDPDAALERLANGFAFKGRSYEKDPNGTSESLSKLTSANTKTYYNSTIGKARCFLVVVGNLPEADIIAKVKATLAKLPGGSGAKPESRFVITKGAENIVDRDIATNYLCGIMSSATLASPDGIPMMMAMAIMYDRFFVELRTKRSLSYAPAAYINTSAITSPYSQVYISTDSPKKSIQVMVDLLNEIKRDGFKPEELVNKKEGFLTRYLMGLETSDAQAQALGVWTIRGNWKMYDEFVQRVNSTTLKDLNRVMDQNTNAIIWTYLGKKADITTSDFKQTEVYKNKPY; encoded by the coding sequence ATGAATAAGAAATTTTCAATTTTCACTACTGCGACCTTTACACTATTCCTGTTTACAGTTTCCCTCGCAGTGTATGCAGATTCAGGAATCAAGGAAATTAATGTGGACGGATTACGTGTGATCATTAAGTCAACACCGAAAGATGTAATCAGTGCAAGGTTATTTGTTATTGGCGGAACTGCAAATTATCCTCTGGATAAACAAGGCATCGAATCGGCAGCATTAAACACCGCTTTGAATGGGGGTACTACATCTAAGAGCAAGAATGAATTCAAAACAGAAGCAGAAAAAATAGGAACCAGTTTCGATTACTCTTCATCACTCGACTACAGCCAGATGAGCATGACCTGTATTAAACCTTTCTGGGACAAATCATGGGCACTTTTTGCAGATGCGATAATGAACCCATCTTTTGATCAGAATGAATTTGATCTGATTAAAGAACAGATGGTAAGTAATGCTAAACAACAGGAGGAAGATCCTGATGCAGCGTTGGAGCGTCTTGCAAACGGATTTGCTTTCAAGGGCAGGAGCTACGAAAAAGATCCTAATGGTACTTCTGAATCCCTGAGTAAACTTACTTCAGCTAATACAAAAACCTATTACAATAGTACGATCGGTAAAGCCCGCTGCTTTTTAGTAGTGGTTGGAAATCTTCCTGAAGCAGATATTATTGCGAAAGTGAAAGCAACACTCGCAAAACTCCCTGGCGGATCAGGAGCAAAACCGGAATCACGGTTTGTAATTACCAAAGGTGCAGAGAATATTGTTGACCGTGATATTGCAACCAATTATCTCTGCGGTATTATGTCTTCGGCAACTTTAGCAAGCCCGGATGGAATTCCGATGATGATGGCAATGGCAATCATGTACGACCGTTTTTTTGTAGAGTTGAGAACCAAACGCAGTCTCTCTTATGCACCCGCCGCCTACATCAATACCAGCGCAATCACAAGCCCTTACAGTCAGGTTTATATTTCAACGGATTCACCTAAAAAATCTATTCAGGTGATGGTTGATTTATTGAATGAAATTAAGCGGGATGGATTTAAACCGGAAGAACTGGTCAACAAGAAAGAAGGATTTCTTACCCGTTACCTCATGGGACTTGAGACATCAGATGCACAGGCGCAGGCACTTGGAGTCTGGACCATTCGTGGTAACTGGAAAATGTACGACGAGTTTGTTCAACGTGTGAACAGCACCACGCTCAAGGATCTGAACAGGGTGATGGATCAAAATACCAATGCTATTATCTGGACCTACCTGGGTAAAAAGGCAGATATTACAACTTCAGATTTTAAACAAACGGAGGTGTATAAAAATAAACCGTACTGA
- a CDS encoding insulinase family protein translates to MKRPLYVLFLLTSWISMASGQEHLPSNFFMSRLENGLQLLVIEDSSVPLATIEIAVHNGSYTEDSNFNGLSHLYEHMFFKANKDIPSQEAYLKRVQELGISFNGTTSEERVNYFFTLPVENLDEGLKFMNSAIRYPLFLAQEMKNENPVVDGEFQRAESNPTFLLFQDYNKEMWGNLYVRKNPIGIHDVILTATPEKMRTIQAKYYWPNNSILVIAGDVKHDVVLSKVKALYSDWKPSGFDPFEKWPIPAFEPIKQNKTFITINENSRVPFVIQGWHGPDTRNDAKATYAADVFSFILSQSSSKFQQELVDSGLAYQVQFGYQTSKYTGPIQLFFVPNPQRLKACMKKVEDQIKRWDSDNYFTDEQLETAINQLAISEVYSQEKTSSYVHTVTFWWGSANIDYYTTYIDNLKKVTRQDIQDYVRKYIKDQPKVSGILMSSQMQKMLGITSYDQLFQ, encoded by the coding sequence ATGAAGCGACCACTTTATGTTTTATTCCTGCTGACATCATGGATTTCAATGGCCAGCGGACAGGAGCATCTGCCTTCAAATTTCTTCATGAGCCGACTGGAAAACGGCCTGCAATTGCTGGTGATTGAAGACAGCAGTGTGCCACTTGCCACCATTGAAATTGCCGTTCACAATGGCTCGTATACAGAAGATTCTAATTTCAATGGTCTCTCCCACCTTTATGAACACATGTTCTTTAAAGCAAACAAGGACATACCATCGCAAGAAGCCTATCTGAAAAGAGTGCAGGAACTTGGCATTTCATTTAACGGTACTACGTCCGAAGAAAGAGTAAATTACTTTTTCACCCTTCCAGTCGAAAATCTTGATGAAGGATTAAAGTTCATGAACAGTGCCATTCGCTATCCGCTGTTCTTAGCGCAGGAAATGAAAAATGAAAACCCAGTAGTAGATGGTGAATTTCAACGTGCTGAATCTAACCCGACATTCCTACTATTTCAGGACTATAATAAGGAAATGTGGGGTAACCTGTATGTACGTAAAAATCCGATTGGAATTCATGATGTGATTCTTACTGCCACTCCCGAAAAGATGCGCACCATACAGGCGAAATATTATTGGCCGAATAATTCTATACTGGTTATTGCAGGCGATGTGAAACACGATGTGGTACTTTCAAAAGTAAAAGCCCTTTATAGTGATTGGAAGCCTTCAGGTTTCGATCCGTTTGAAAAATGGCCCATACCCGCATTTGAGCCTATCAAACAAAACAAAACATTTATTACCATCAATGAAAATTCAAGAGTGCCATTTGTAATCCAGGGATGGCACGGGCCCGATACCCGCAATGATGCTAAAGCAACCTACGCTGCCGATGTGTTTTCATTTATACTTTCTCAATCTTCTTCTAAATTCCAACAGGAGCTTGTGGATAGCGGACTTGCTTACCAGGTGCAATTTGGATATCAGACTTCCAAATATACCGGTCCTATTCAATTGTTTTTTGTTCCTAATCCGCAACGGTTGAAAGCCTGCATGAAAAAGGTAGAAGATCAAATAAAACGCTGGGACAGTGATAACTACTTTACTGATGAACAACTTGAGACTGCCATTAATCAATTAGCGATCAGTGAGGTTTACAGCCAGGAAAAAACATCTTCTTATGTTCATACGGTAACTTTTTGGTGGGGATCTGCAAATATTGATTATTACACCACATATATTGACAACCTGAAAAAGGTAACCAGGCAGGACATACAAGATTATGTCAGAAAATATATTAAAGACCAACCAAAAGTTTCAGGCATTCTTATGTCGAGCCAAATGCAAAAAATGCTTGGGATTACGAGTTATGATCAATTGTTTCAATAA
- a CDS encoding glycosyltransferase: MKKVLIITYYWPPSGGAGVQRWLKMSKYLPEFGWEPIIYTALNPEYPIIDRSLEKDIPAGLKVIRQPIWEPYSWYKRFTGQKQEENLYSGFLTEGKPKSFTQKLSIWVRGNFFIPDARCFWIKPSIKFLVAELRKNPVDYIISTGTPHSTHLIAMGVKEKLNIPWLADFRDPWTNIDFYHQLMLSRWADAKHHRLEKEVLTKADKVTTVSWHWAEELGKIGNRKVEVITNGFDEEDYAGAKVEVDKKFSISHIGLLSADRTLTGFWSVLHDLCLEVPSFKEDLVIRLAGKVDYEVFREIEQFGLTPHLEFKNYVSHDEAIRLQQKSAILLLVLNNVPNVLGHIPGKLFEYLAAGRPILGIGNIDGDAARIVRETGRGVFCGFDEMLELKKKIFHLNKSVMNAKIDVKSNVEVKYSRKKLAAKVADLLIL, encoded by the coding sequence CTGAAGAAAGTACTGATCATAACTTATTATTGGCCGCCGAGTGGAGGAGCAGGGGTTCAGCGCTGGTTGAAAATGTCCAAGTATTTACCTGAATTCGGCTGGGAACCAATCATATATACTGCACTCAATCCGGAGTATCCGATTATTGATCGGTCACTGGAGAAGGATATACCTGCGGGTTTAAAGGTTATCAGACAGCCTATCTGGGAACCTTATAGTTGGTACAAAAGATTCACTGGACAAAAGCAGGAAGAGAATTTATATTCAGGGTTCTTGACTGAAGGTAAACCTAAATCCTTTACCCAAAAGTTGAGTATATGGGTTCGAGGAAATTTTTTTATTCCTGATGCACGCTGTTTTTGGATCAAACCTTCCATAAAATTTTTGGTAGCTGAACTCCGGAAAAATCCAGTGGATTATATTATTTCTACCGGAACCCCTCACAGCACGCACCTTATAGCGATGGGGGTGAAGGAAAAATTGAATATTCCGTGGCTTGCAGATTTCCGCGATCCATGGACTAATATTGACTTCTATCATCAGCTCATGCTAAGCAGATGGGCAGATGCTAAGCATCATCGACTCGAGAAAGAGGTGTTGACCAAGGCAGATAAGGTAACTACTGTGAGCTGGCATTGGGCGGAAGAACTAGGGAAAATAGGCAACAGGAAAGTTGAAGTTATCACCAATGGATTTGATGAAGAAGATTATGCCGGAGCAAAAGTGGAAGTAGACAAGAAATTTTCAATCAGTCACATCGGGCTTCTGAGTGCTGATCGTACATTGACAGGTTTTTGGAGTGTACTTCATGATTTATGTCTTGAAGTGCCATCGTTTAAAGAAGATTTAGTGATCCGCCTGGCAGGAAAAGTGGATTATGAAGTATTCAGGGAGATTGAACAATTCGGTTTGACGCCGCACCTTGAATTCAAAAATTATGTATCACATGATGAAGCGATACGGTTGCAGCAAAAGTCAGCGATATTACTTTTAGTGCTTAATAATGTCCCGAATGTATTGGGCCACATTCCGGGAAAACTTTTTGAATATCTTGCAGCGGGCCGGCCGATTTTGGGTATAGGAAATATAGATGGAGATGCAGCAAGAATAGTTAGAGAGACGGGACGGGGGGTGTTTTGTGGGTTTGATGAGATGTTGGAATTGAAGAAGAAAATTTTTCATTTAAATAAATCGGTAATGAATGCAAAAATTGATGTGAAATCTAATGTAGAAGTAAAATATTCAAGGAAAAAATTGGCTGCTAAAGTTGCCGATTTATTGATCTTATAA
- a CDS encoding glycosyltransferase has product MVTILIVTYGNRWIFLENVLKEVLKSNDIIQIVVVDNGSTYDVKQSISIFNSNKIHVISITANQGSAFGFKTGLEYILKNSDTEFIWFLDDDNIPIDNCLIGLLSYWHSIQNPEKCRKQSLLALRIDREYLVNVSKGYPIEFNFPSKNAFLGFNLQHILGYLKYKVFSRNAIGENITMHNVEIPFAPYGGLFMHKDLVSVIGYPDIKFFLYADDFEYTNRIRIIGGSIMLLHNCKVADIESVWYDASNRTFLKSKYLEQNNFRSYYSIRNNVYLSLYFLCTSKLLFVINMIIYLFGMLLFSLVSFKLNRYSMFIKAVKDGLAGNFDNKI; this is encoded by the coding sequence ATGGTAACGATACTAATAGTAACTTATGGTAATCGTTGGATATTTCTCGAAAATGTTTTAAAAGAAGTTTTAAAAAGTAATGATATAATCCAAATAGTTGTGGTAGATAATGGTTCGACTTATGATGTAAAGCAGTCTATTAGTATTTTCAATTCCAACAAAATTCATGTAATAAGCATAACAGCTAACCAAGGATCAGCTTTTGGATTTAAAACAGGGTTAGAATATATCTTGAAAAATAGCGATACTGAATTTATTTGGTTTCTTGATGATGATAATATCCCTATTGATAATTGTTTAATTGGATTATTAAGTTATTGGCACTCAATTCAAAATCCTGAAAAATGCCGGAAGCAATCACTGCTGGCTTTGAGGATTGACAGAGAGTACTTAGTGAATGTTTCGAAAGGATACCCAATTGAATTTAATTTTCCATCTAAAAATGCTTTCCTTGGATTCAACCTTCAGCATATTCTAGGATATCTTAAGTATAAGGTTTTCAGTCGAAATGCGATTGGTGAAAATATAACAATGCATAATGTAGAAATACCGTTTGCTCCATATGGAGGATTATTTATGCATAAGGATTTGGTTTCGGTTATTGGATATCCTGACATTAAATTTTTTCTTTATGCGGATGATTTTGAATATACGAATAGAATTAGGATAATCGGAGGAAGTATTATGCTGCTTCATAATTGCAAGGTGGCAGATATTGAATCTGTTTGGTATGATGCTTCGAACAGGACATTCTTGAAATCGAAGTATCTTGAGCAAAACAATTTTCGAAGCTATTATTCAATCAGAAATAACGTTTACCTATCACTTTATTTTTTATGTACTTCAAAATTACTATTTGTAATTAATATGATAATCTATCTTTTCGGCATGCTTTTGTTTTCTTTAGTTAGTTTTAAGTTGAATCGCTATTCTATGTTTATCAAAGCAGTAAAGGATGGTCTTGCTGGTAATTTTGATAACAAAATTTAG
- a CDS encoding class I SAM-dependent methyltransferase: MKNIMKTSERLLPDKVEGQIERVMLLRHLFAYEVVKNQLNEKNDILDFGCGEGYGTSLLSQVAINIIGIDVSREIIDFAKGKYGSVNCQFMAYDGTHVNYDDESFDVVVSFQVIEHVADDKHFVSEAYRILKPGGLLFLTTPNKTIRLFPMQKPWNRFHLREYYPYELKQLLNIRFEKVEILGICATKEIMDMEYRRINKIQIDVNNPLKKIIPTRIKVAMSSILKPLLSKINQNEMEVIDQKHFNIDEFYIINDDIYTSLDLFAKCEKKNK, encoded by the coding sequence ATGAAAAATATTATGAAAACATCTGAGAGACTGTTACCTGACAAAGTTGAAGGGCAAATTGAAAGGGTTATGCTTTTAAGACATTTATTTGCTTATGAGGTTGTTAAAAATCAATTAAATGAAAAAAATGACATTCTGGACTTTGGTTGTGGTGAAGGATATGGAACATCTTTGCTTTCACAAGTGGCAATAAATATTATTGGAATTGATGTTAGCAGAGAAATTATTGATTTTGCAAAAGGAAAATATGGTTCTGTAAATTGTCAATTTATGGCATATGACGGCACGCATGTAAATTACGATGACGAAAGTTTTGATGTCGTAGTTTCATTTCAGGTAATTGAACATGTGGCTGATGACAAGCATTTCGTAAGTGAAGCTTATAGGATACTGAAACCTGGTGGTCTTTTGTTTCTTACAACCCCAAATAAAACCATTAGATTGTTCCCGATGCAAAAACCTTGGAATAGATTTCATTTAAGAGAATACTATCCTTATGAATTAAAGCAATTGCTTAACATAAGATTTGAAAAGGTTGAAATATTAGGGATTTGTGCCACAAAGGAAATCATGGATATGGAATATAGACGAATTAATAAAATTCAAATTGATGTAAATAATCCTCTTAAAAAAATTATTCCGACAAGAATAAAAGTTGCAATGAGCTCTATTCTAAAACCGTTATTGTCGAAGATTAATCAAAATGAAATGGAAGTGATTGATCAAAAACATTTTAATATAGATGAATTTTATATTATTAATGATGATATATATACGAGCCTGGATCTATTTGCTAAGTGCGAGAAAAAAAATAAATAG
- a CDS encoding class I SAM-dependent methyltransferase produces the protein MKSLIHKTIRNIYYKIVPDSVLYNGTRLPAKYLRYCGSNFRDNGHYYNSAISEATRLINKMNANSSTKVLDVGCGVGRLGIGLKQVLPDIGRYTGVDVSVRAIDWCKKYLQVNSANFQFVLLNMKNELYNRSGRELYDGILLPFDENEIDLIYLYSVFSHMKTLDIKNYLNEFRRIINKDGKVFFTAFIEEEVENETENPSNYRMEWTMPLHCVRFDRKYFEDIINQSGFRIVSFEYGVETDGQSGIYLSLA, from the coding sequence ATGAAATCGTTAATACATAAAACAATAAGAAATATTTATTATAAAATAGTACCTGATTCAGTGTTATATAATGGTACGAGATTGCCGGCAAAGTATTTGAGATATTGCGGCTCTAATTTTCGTGATAATGGTCACTATTATAATTCTGCCATAAGTGAAGCAACAAGATTGATTAATAAAATGAATGCAAATTCAAGTACTAAAGTCTTAGATGTTGGATGTGGTGTAGGAAGACTAGGAATTGGATTAAAGCAAGTATTGCCTGATATTGGTAGGTATACTGGAGTGGATGTTAGTGTAAGAGCAATTGACTGGTGCAAAAAATATTTGCAAGTTAATTCAGCTAATTTTCAGTTTGTATTGTTGAACATGAAAAATGAGTTATATAATAGAAGTGGTAGGGAATTATATGATGGTATATTACTGCCTTTCGATGAGAATGAAATTGATCTTATTTATTTATATTCGGTATTTTCGCACATGAAGACGTTGGATATTAAGAATTATTTAAATGAATTTAGACGAATAATTAATAAGGATGGAAAAGTATTTTTTACAGCATTTATAGAAGAAGAAGTTGAAAATGAAACAGAAAACCCTTCAAATTATCGGATGGAATGGACAATGCCACTGCATTGTGTTCGCTTTGATCGAAAATATTTTGAAGATATCATTAATCAAAGTGGATTTAGGATAGTTTCTTTTGAGTATGGTGTGGAAACCGACGGTCAATCAGGCATCTATTTATCCTTGGCTTAA